CGGGAAATAGGAATAAGCGAGTGTTTTGCACAAGTGGACGTAATTTGCACTGGTACTTTTGAACCAATGGAATCCTCGGGGGCGTTTATTAACATTGGACATACCGATCCACCCATTAAAATACGCGAATGTTGGTTAGATGGGGTACCCGCTTACGCCGGCTTGGGTGCGGTGGATTTGTACCTAGGCGCTACCGTAATGGCGGATTATGGTGGGGGTTCAGATAATCTAGATCCTTCCGGAATAGAAAGGGGTGGAGGGCATGTCATCGAAGAGTTAATCGCCGGAAAACAAGTGCACCTAAAAGCGGTGGGACAAGTGACGGACTGTTACCCTCGTGCTGGGATGGAAACGATGATTAGCCGGGAGACTATTAACCAGTTTTACTTGTTTAATCCCAGAAATCTCTATCAAAATTTTATCGTCGGTGTTAACGCAGGCGATCGCCTCTTGTATACCTACCTAGGTCCCCTGTTACCACGTCTGGGAAATGCTGTTTATTCTAATCCCGGGGCTATTTCTCCTCTGTTTAATGATCCTCGTTTAGAAGTACTTGGTATTGGTAGTCGTATTTTTTTGGGAGGAGCGATGGGTTATATTACCTGGGAAGGTACCCAGCATTTTCCTTTACAAAAACGTCTAACTAATCATACCCCGATTGGACCTGCAGCTACTTTGGCTCTCATTGCTGACGCCAAGGAAATGGATCCCTACTGGGTAAGGGGATGCTATTTCAAAAACTATGGACCTTCTTTGATGTTGGGTGTAGGTGTACCCATACCCGTTTTAAACGAGAAAGTGATCCAAAGTTGTGGAATTAAAGATGAGGAAATAGTTGCGCCGATTGTGGATTTTTCCATACCTCGACGGGTGCGCCCTACTTTTGGTTTGGTTACCTATAGTCAATTAAAAAGTGGCAAAATTACTATCGAAGGTAAAAGTATTAGATCCGCTCCTTTAGCGAGTATATCTCGTTCTCGTGAGGTGGCTGAAGCTTTAAAAAGCCTAATTGATCAAGGTGTTTTTACTTTAACTGAGCCGGTAGCGCCTATACCGATGGATCGTTCTTTTTTGCCTCAAGATCATCTTAGTTCTCCGATAACCTTAGAATAGCAAAAATTATGGGTAAACCCAAAAATATTAAAAAGCGTTATTTATTTTTAGTGGCAACTAGTTTATTGGGAGGTTTTGGAGCTTATTTCTTCTTTAAACCTCAAATTAACAGTTTTGGTAGAGAATTATTGGCAATAGCTGAAGATTATCGGTTTCATTTGCTTAAATCGGCAATAGAACCCGAGATTCAACCCTCTGTGGTTCTCAATTTAGTTCTACAAACACCAGAAGCTAGAGAAGCAGAACTCCGGAAAATCGCCGCAGGAACACCGAGTCAGGAACGTAATCGCGCTCGTTATCTGTTGGCTTCGGATTTACTGCAAGCATACGAAGGAGGCGAAGCTTTAACCCTACTGAAGAGACTAGAATATACTTACCCACTGATGACTCCTTATATTCTGCTTAAACGGGGTCGAGCTTATGAGTTAACTAATGACAAAGAACAAGCTCAAGCAGTTTGGCTTAAACTCTTCGAAGATTATCCTAAAAGTGCAGCTTCTGCTCAAGCTTTGTATCAGTTGGGTAATTACGATCCTCAATATCTTGAGGAAATGATCTCTCGCTTTCCTCAACACCCATTGACTCATGAAATTGTACGTAAACGTCTTGATTCAAATCCCGATCAGTTCGATTTACTTTTACTGTTGGCTACTTATGATCACAGTGATGAAACTAATCAGATCAGAGATCGCTTGGTTTTAGAGTATAGCGATCGCCTAACGCAAAAAGACTGGCAAACAATCGGTGGAGGATACTGGCAAAATCGAGAATATCGCAAAGCTTCTGATGCTTATCGCTTCGATCCGGGGAATCCTCGCAGTCTCTATCGTACGGCTAAGGGCTTAGAAACTAGCGGCAATCCCAGAGAAGCAATATCTTGGTACAAAAAACTGGTTATCCAATTTCCTGACGCTCAAGAAACGGCTTTAGCGTTAGAACATTTAGCTACCCTATCAGAGGCTAAGGCTTCTTTGTTTTATTTGGATTTATTAATTGAAAAATTCCCTGAACAAGGGGCTATGGCTTTTTACCGCAAAGGCATTATTTTGGATTTTCTTGAATCCTATGAATCGGCAGAACAAGCCAGAAAAACTCTTTTAACTGAATATCCTGATTCGGAAGCGGCGATCGAATATCGTTGGCAAATGGCACAGAAATCAGCTCAATCAGGCAATAAACAGCAAGCGATCGATTGGATTCAACCGATCCTGGCTACTTCTTCTTCTAGTGACATCGCCGCAGAAGCTGTATTCTGGATGGGTAAGTGGTCTTTAGACTTGGGTAAAACTAAAGAAGCAGAAACTGCTTTTGAATACGTGTTAACTCATCACTGGCAATCTTATTACGCTTGGCGATCTGCGGTTCTTTTGGGCTGGGACGTAGGAGATTTTACCGATGTAAGACTCATGAATCCTGAAGTAACACTTCCTCGCACTCGTTCTGTGCCCCCGGCAGGCTCGGCAACTTTTCAAGAGTTGTTTATACTTGGTCAGGATGCAGATGCACGCTATCTGTTTGAATCAGAAATAGGCGATCGCCAAGAGCCTAGCGTAGCTGAGCAATTTACCGTGGCGCTACTCAAACTTGAGCAACAGCAATACCGTCAAGCTATTAATCTCATTTGGAACCTGAAGACTAGGGAAGAGCCGCAAGATATAGCCGAGTGGCAAAAATTGCGGCAAACATCAGAATATTGGCAAGCTCTTTTTCCTTTTCCTCATTATCAGACGATTTTAGCTTGGTCGTTAGAAAGAGACTTGAACCCTTTACTGGTGATCTCATTGATTCGTCAAGAGTCAACCTTTGAAGTTGAGGCGCTTTCTCCCGTGGGGGCTACCGGATTGATGCAAGTTATGCCCAGTACAGCTAAGTGGATCTCAGAAATTAGTGATATTGACTCAAACTATTCTCTAGTTAACCCCGAAGATAATGTTAGTTTAGGTAGTTGGTATTTTAACCATACCCATGAACAATACCAAGATAACTCTCTACTCGCTGTTGCTAGTTACAATGCAGGACCGGGCAACGTCAATAAATGGAAAAAAAAATATCCTTTGACCGATCCTGATGTTTTTGTGAATAATATACCCTTCCCTGAGACTAAAGGATATGTAAAATCCGTATTTGGTAATTACTGGAATTACTTGCGTATTTACAATCCTCAAGTGTCTCAGCTACTCTCACAATAAGAGCACGGGGGCTATTCGGCTGCTTTGAAGCCTTCTTTACTGATGGGGACTAAGTCTCCGTAAGTGGTTAAACCCAGCAACATCGGTTGGTTTTCCGGAATTAGTTTCCCGGTAAAAACACAACTTTCGTCTTTGGCTGCGGTAGCTTCAATCGTGGCACGAATATCAGCTTTAGAGAACTTAGGTCGATAATCTCCAGATTTTTGCTGTACATAGTTCCAGAGTATATCTCTGATCAGGGCTTGATAACCTTGATTACCGGAGAGTTTTTTAAGTTTCTCTTTGAGCTGTCTTTCTAAACGAATACTCGTTACTTCCATTTCGGTGGTCGATGTTCGATTCATTGTGCGCATATGTTGTCCCTCAAACAATAATTAGTATTTAGAGTACTATTATTGTAGTGTATTTCGCGTTATTTTTCAATAAAATAAAAAAATTTTTTTTTATTCAAAATTTTCAGGAAAGACAAATCTAGAAAATGTAGTTAATCATTGTCAGGCTTATTAGCACCAGGAGAGTATTTTAACTTATGCTTAAATTTACCTATACTGAAAATGGGGTCAATCTGGAGTGGTTAACGGAATCGTTAGATGAATGGGTTACTACTCGAGTTATCTTAGCTTTACGAGCTGGCATACCTATGTGTCTTCAACCTAGCACCGCTTCTTTCCTTCTTCCCAATGATTGGGAAATTTTAGAGGAACTAGCTACAATAGTTGCTCAAGAAGAAGGAGAAAACCTGGAGGTCTACACAAGTACCGATGACTCGATCGAAATCACTCTCAGAGGAACTTGGATAGTTTCCGATTTAGAACAACAGGAGGGGATCTTTGTCACTATGTTAGACAGTGACACTGAGATGTTAATCTTTCAACTCTGGCTTAAAGCCCATGTAAGGGTCTCAGTAGGTATCAATTAACGAAGAGTATATTTAAAATCTTCGCTACCTTGGTAGTCAGAAAATTGGGCGAGATTCTCTAGGGTTTGGGTACCTTGGTAGATTTGCCCTTTGATTTCCCAAGATGGATAGGAAGCTATTTTAGCCGTTTGACAAGTTTCGACTTGAGGATTTTTACCACGAGGATCGCATTCTTGATAGTTGATTTTAGTCACAGCTTCTTGACCAAACAGTTGTTTTTGCTCAAAACAATGGGGACACCAATACGCACCATACATTTTAGCTCCAATCTTTGTCAGATGTTCTGCTAGGGCGATTTCTGCAGGTCCTGAGATAGTTGTCATTTCCCAACCTTGGGGAGCAACAGGTTGCGTGGTAATCGCTGGTATGGGAATTCTACCCGTGGCGTCTGGTGTCTCAGCTACTTGGCTCGGATTGCTAAAAATCACCAGAGTAGCGATTAAAGTAATAAAGCCTACGATAATTCCAGTAAACCAAATTTGACCTGAATCATCCCACTCGCGACCGATGATAGTCAAAGTGAGCAAACTTATCGCTAGTACAGCCGAGGTGATGCAGTAAAGACAGGGTACTTTTAATTCAGATACCAGAATAAAGATCAAATAGGCGCTAAATACGGTCATCGCGGTAGCACCTATCAGTAAAAATAACCAAGTCCAGTTTTCTAAGTCTTTTTGAAATGTTTTACTCTTTTGTGCTTTTAACCATAAGGGTGCTAAAGCAAAACTCGCCATAGATAGATAAGCTAGAGAGCCAAATAAACTTAGAGGAAGACCAAAAATTTCCCCATAACGACTATTGAGAACGCTATTACAATTAGCACCAGCTTCGGCAGCACCAGCGATACAAGCAACTTCTCCGTTTTGCAGTTTAACAAAGGTAAGATAGGCGGTCAAGATAGCTCCAACCAGGGCGATCGCTCCTATCAACCAACGAGATTGCCGATAAATCCAAGGGATGGGACGTTTGCGACTAATCATGTTTATTTATCAACTCAAATATAATTTACATTTTAAAACTTTAAGCTCTTTACCTGCGCACAGCGTCGACAAATTGAGATACTTTTAAAGGATCTATGGTTTCTGTTATTTTGCCGTGACGTTTCAAAGAACTAGCTACGATCACACCATCGGCGGTTTTCATTAATTCTGGGACGTTTTCCCAAGTGGCGCCGCTGCCGATCAAGATTGGGGTATTCTGGGCTACAGAAGCCGCTATGGTTAAGTCTTCCAGGCTCGGTGGAACCCCCGTCGCGTTTCCAGAGATAATGATTCCATCGGCTAAACCCCGTTCGATCGTCTCTTGAGCTACCGTTTTTAAATCAGGAGTACCTAAGGCTCGAGCGTGTTTGACCAAGACATCGGCAAAAATGGCCGTATTGGTGCCTAATTCTCGACGATAACGCAACAATTCGTCAGCTTTTCCTTCGATAAGACCTTGGTCGGTTGCCATTACTCCTGTTAATACATTTACCCTAATGAAAGGAGCACCGATACAACCGGCGATCGCGAGGGCGCTATGGGCATCATTGCGTAACACGTTGATTCCTACTGGTAACATAATTAAGTTCATTAAACGCTCAATTACCAGAGTCATCGCACTCACTACCGCGGGATCGACTTGACCTTTAGTAAATGGCGCATCAAAAAAATTCTCAACGATAATACCATCTACCCCTCCTGCAGCTAAAGCCGCAGCTTCTTGTTCGGCTCTTTCAATCACCGTCTTTAAATTGCCTCCCCAACGAGGTGAGGTAGGTAGGGGTAACAAATGAACAACACCAATGATTGGGTGGGATGTCTGAAAAATTTGATTTAAATCCACTGGGGTCTACCTAATAACGTATCATGTGTTTACAGTTTAAGGTACTATTCCAAATATTCAATTGTACAAGAGATAAGGTTGTTTGTGAGATATGAAATTAATGATTACAGGGGCTTCTGGTTTTCTCGGTAGCTACGTGACATCGGCAGCTCTCAAACAAGGACATCAAGTTAAAGCAATAGTCCGTCCCCATAAAACTGCTTTATCCTGGTTAAGTCATCCCGATATGGAGCTAATTGCTTTGGATTTAGCAACGGGGGAAGGTTTGGTTGAAGCTTTAGCTCAAGTAGATGGGGTGATTCATCTAGCTGCTGCCAAAACTGGCGACTACTCCACTCAGTATTCTGGTACGGTGCAAACCACAGAAAATTTACTCACAGCCATGTCTCAAGCGATGGTTAATAGACTTATCGCCATTAGCAGTTTTTCTGTTTATGACTATTTAAATATTCCCGCGGGTGCGACTGTAACTGAAGATTCTCCCCTGGAGTCTAAGCCTCAATTTAGAGATATTTACGCTCAAACCAAACTGATTCAAGAAACTAAGTGCCGTGAATTCGCTCAAAAAGGCGGTAAAGTTACTATTATTCGCCCTGGCATGATTTATGGTCGCGATTATCTCTGGAATGCTTGTTTGGGCAGTCCCATATCTCCTAATTTATGGCTGCGTATCGGGAATGAAGCTACTATACCTCTTATATACGTGGAAAATTGCGCTGAAGCAATAGTTAAAGCGGCTCAACAAACAGAGGCGATCGCTCAGACTCTAAATCTAGTTGACGATGATTTACCTCAACAAAAAATTTACGTCCAAAAATTGCAAGAAAAAATCTCTAACAATCCCTCTAGTATCTTGCTTCCTTGGTCTCTGGTTAACTCCATCGCGGGGATTTCTTGGTCTATCAATCAAAACTTATTCCAAGGGAAATTAAAGCTACCCTCAACTTTAATACCTCCTCGTCTTCATGCTCGTTTTAAACAACTAAATTATACTAATGAGCGAGCTAAAGGGGTCTTACTCTGGCAACCTCGTTACTCTCTAGATACAGCTTTAGAGAGAATAGGTAGCAATCTTGATTTATTAGCTGTTAACTAAACAGGGAGAGCAAAATTTATGCGTATTGCTTACATGACGAGCGAGTATCCTCGAGCAACGGATACGTTTATTCAACGAGAAATAGAAGCTTTGCGGCTTAACGGCGCTGAAGTCTATACTTTTTCGATTCGTCGTACGGGGGATGAACATATCGTGGGACCAGAACAACAAAAAGAAAGAGACAATACTTTTTATGTTTTACCTCCTAATATTTTGCGTCTGTTATTATCTCATCTGACTTTACTATTTACAGCCCCTGGACGATACTTTAAAACCATAGTACTAGCTTGGTCTACCCGTAGGTATGGGGTGATGGGAACTATCTATCAACTGTTTTATTTTCTCGAAGCAGGGGTAATCGCTCAAGAAATCCGCCAAAAAGATATACAGCATCTACACAATCACTTTGGGGATTCGAGCTGTAGCGTAGCGATGTTAGCTTCTTCTCTTGGTGGTTTTACTTATAGTTTTTCCCTCCATGGTCCCTATATCTTTTTTAATCCCTATGGTTGGAGATTGGATGAGAAAATTAAACGGGCTTTATTTGTGTCTTGTATTAGCCACTATTGTCGCAGTCAAGGGATGATTTTGGGGGCGATCGATAATTGGTCCAAAATGTATATCGTTCACTGCGGTGTAGATCCTGATTTATATGAACTGGTCCCCCATGCAGGTCTTGGGTTAAGATTACTCTACCTAGGTAGATTAGCAGGAGTAAAGGGTTTACCCATCTTATTTGAAAGTATCGCTAGCTTGAAAACTATCTTCCCCGATTTGGTGCTTAATCTAGTGGGCGATGGGGAAGAAAGGGCTAAATTAGAAGCTATGGTGACAGAGCTAGATATAGTAAATAACGTCCAATTCCTTGGTTATCAATCCCAAGCTGAAGTGAGAAAACGTCTACAAGCAACGGATATCTACGTTTTACCTAGCTTCGCTGAAGGGATTTCTGTATCTCTGATGGAAGCGATGGCCGCCGGAGTACCAGTGGTAACTACTCAAATTGCTGGAGTTAATGAGTTAGTAGATAATGGTATCAGTGGTTATATTGTTCCTGCAGGTGATGCGATTTCTCTAACTGATAAGTTAAAAAGACTAATTACTGACCCAGAATTAAGAAATACTATGGGTAAAGCGGGAAGACTCAAAGTAGAAACAGAATTTAATCTCAATCTCGAGGCTAATTGGTTGGCTAAAATTATGCGTGAGTATTTGAGCGGTAAGCCAGATTTGCCAAGTCCACGTTATTAGTTATTTCAGTAACTGTCTAACCTCAGTTTTGAACTTTCTTAGGGCCGAACTTGTGCCGATCGCCTTGCTTTGCTCAATACACTGGGCAATCATTTCAGCCAAATTAGGTAATTTTGGGAAAGTTGGGCTAGTTTTAGACTCAACATACTTTCCCTGGCGCAGAACGTTAATTTGCAGATTACCATCTCTTCTAAATCGCCATAATTCAGGGACTCCTAGCGCTTGATAGTTATCGAATTCCGTGCGGGACGTGATATCAATTTCAATGGCTAAATCAGGAGGTGGATCGATAGTCAGATCGATTTTGTTCTTGCCAATTACATCGCTTCGCGAAGCGATGTAAAATGATTCGTCGGGCTCTACCCCTTGATTCATATTGAAATTTTTGAAGGTAGTCGAAGCAGATGGTTCGTAATCAATCTGGAATTCTTCTAATAAAAACTCCACTATATTTCCAATAATGCTTTTCGCTTTTTCATGTTCTAGCAGTGGAGTCATTA
The genomic region above belongs to Gloeocapsa sp. PCC 73106 and contains:
- a CDS encoding homocysteine biosynthesis protein — protein: MRTIPEINKKINQGRAVVWTVEQLKAKVREIGISECFAQVDVICTGTFEPMESSGAFINIGHTDPPIKIRECWLDGVPAYAGLGAVDLYLGATVMADYGGGSDNLDPSGIERGGGHVIEELIAGKQVHLKAVGQVTDCYPRAGMETMISRETINQFYLFNPRNLYQNFIVGVNAGDRLLYTYLGPLLPRLGNAVYSNPGAISPLFNDPRLEVLGIGSRIFLGGAMGYITWEGTQHFPLQKRLTNHTPIGPAATLALIADAKEMDPYWVRGCYFKNYGPSLMLGVGVPIPVLNEKVIQSCGIKDEEIVAPIVDFSIPRRVRPTFGLVTYSQLKSGKITIEGKSIRSAPLASISRSREVAEALKSLIDQGVFTLTEPVAPIPMDRSFLPQDHLSSPITLE
- a CDS encoding transglycosylase SLT domain-containing protein, producing the protein MGKPKNIKKRYLFLVATSLLGGFGAYFFFKPQINSFGRELLAIAEDYRFHLLKSAIEPEIQPSVVLNLVLQTPEAREAELRKIAAGTPSQERNRARYLLASDLLQAYEGGEALTLLKRLEYTYPLMTPYILLKRGRAYELTNDKEQAQAVWLKLFEDYPKSAASAQALYQLGNYDPQYLEEMISRFPQHPLTHEIVRKRLDSNPDQFDLLLLLATYDHSDETNQIRDRLVLEYSDRLTQKDWQTIGGGYWQNREYRKASDAYRFDPGNPRSLYRTAKGLETSGNPREAISWYKKLVIQFPDAQETALALEHLATLSEAKASLFYLDLLIEKFPEQGAMAFYRKGIILDFLESYESAEQARKTLLTEYPDSEAAIEYRWQMAQKSAQSGNKQQAIDWIQPILATSSSSDIAAEAVFWMGKWSLDLGKTKEAETAFEYVLTHHWQSYYAWRSAVLLGWDVGDFTDVRLMNPEVTLPRTRSVPPAGSATFQELFILGQDADARYLFESEIGDRQEPSVAEQFTVALLKLEQQQYRQAINLIWNLKTREEPQDIAEWQKLRQTSEYWQALFPFPHYQTILAWSLERDLNPLLVISLIRQESTFEVEALSPVGATGLMQVMPSTAKWISEISDIDSNYSLVNPEDNVSLGSWYFNHTHEQYQDNSLLAVASYNAGPGNVNKWKKKYPLTDPDVFVNNIPFPETKGYVKSVFGNYWNYLRIYNPQVSQLLSQ
- a CDS encoding alr0857 family protein; the encoded protein is MLKFTYTENGVNLEWLTESLDEWVTTRVILALRAGIPMCLQPSTASFLLPNDWEILEELATIVAQEEGENLEVYTSTDDSIEITLRGTWIVSDLEQQEGIFVTMLDSDTEMLIFQLWLKAHVRVSVGIN
- a CDS encoding vitamin K epoxide reductase family protein — protein: MISRKRPIPWIYRQSRWLIGAIALVGAILTAYLTFVKLQNGEVACIAGAAEAGANCNSVLNSRYGEIFGLPLSLFGSLAYLSMASFALAPLWLKAQKSKTFQKDLENWTWLFLLIGATAMTVFSAYLIFILVSELKVPCLYCITSAVLAISLLTLTIIGREWDDSGQIWFTGIIVGFITLIATLVIFSNPSQVAETPDATGRIPIPAITTQPVAPQGWEMTTISGPAEIALAEHLTKIGAKMYGAYWCPHCFEQKQLFGQEAVTKINYQECDPRGKNPQVETCQTAKIASYPSWEIKGQIYQGTQTLENLAQFSDYQGSEDFKYTLR
- the btpA gene encoding photosystem I biogenesis protein BtpA, with translation MDLNQIFQTSHPIIGVVHLLPLPTSPRWGGNLKTVIERAEQEAAALAAGGVDGIIVENFFDAPFTKGQVDPAVVSAMTLVIERLMNLIMLPVGINVLRNDAHSALAIAGCIGAPFIRVNVLTGVMATDQGLIEGKADELLRYRRELGTNTAIFADVLVKHARALGTPDLKTVAQETIERGLADGIIISGNATGVPPSLEDLTIAASVAQNTPILIGSGATWENVPELMKTADGVIVASSLKRHGKITETIDPLKVSQFVDAVRR
- a CDS encoding NAD(P)-dependent oxidoreductase, whose translation is MKLMITGASGFLGSYVTSAALKQGHQVKAIVRPHKTALSWLSHPDMELIALDLATGEGLVEALAQVDGVIHLAAAKTGDYSTQYSGTVQTTENLLTAMSQAMVNRLIAISSFSVYDYLNIPAGATVTEDSPLESKPQFRDIYAQTKLIQETKCREFAQKGGKVTIIRPGMIYGRDYLWNACLGSPISPNLWLRIGNEATIPLIYVENCAEAIVKAAQQTEAIAQTLNLVDDDLPQQKIYVQKLQEKISNNPSSILLPWSLVNSIAGISWSINQNLFQGKLKLPSTLIPPRLHARFKQLNYTNERAKGVLLWQPRYSLDTALERIGSNLDLLAVN
- a CDS encoding glycosyltransferase family 4 protein, producing MRIAYMTSEYPRATDTFIQREIEALRLNGAEVYTFSIRRTGDEHIVGPEQQKERDNTFYVLPPNILRLLLSHLTLLFTAPGRYFKTIVLAWSTRRYGVMGTIYQLFYFLEAGVIAQEIRQKDIQHLHNHFGDSSCSVAMLASSLGGFTYSFSLHGPYIFFNPYGWRLDEKIKRALFVSCISHYCRSQGMILGAIDNWSKMYIVHCGVDPDLYELVPHAGLGLRLLYLGRLAGVKGLPILFESIASLKTIFPDLVLNLVGDGEERAKLEAMVTELDIVNNVQFLGYQSQAEVRKRLQATDIYVLPSFAEGISVSLMEAMAAGVPVVTTQIAGVNELVDNGISGYIVPAGDAISLTDKLKRLITDPELRNTMGKAGRLKVETEFNLNLEANWLAKIMREYLSGKPDLPSPRY
- a CDS encoding Uma2 family endonuclease — encoded protein: MQIKLEQIIVPPGERLLLKDVSWEQFESILEDLGEHRGTKLSYSQGTLEIMTPLLEHEKAKSIIGNIVEFLLEEFQIDYEPSASTTFKNFNMNQGVEPDESFYIASRSDVIGKNKIDLTIDPPPDLAIEIDITSRTEFDNYQALGVPELWRFRRDGNLQINVLRQGKYVESKTSPTFPKLPNLAEMIAQCIEQSKAIGTSSALRKFKTEVRQLLK